A single region of the Leptothrix cholodnii SP-6 genome encodes:
- a CDS encoding SRPBCC family protein, with protein sequence MRWIFNVIKALLLLLVVLAAAAFLLPERRLVERSREIAAPPERIWPLIAEPRRWTAWSPWYAKDPAMTLTYDGAASGAGAQWRWDSASQGRGQMRFDSAEAPRRLGYTLVFEDMGTQATGEFRLEPAGAGTRVVWMLDSQLGHNPVMRWFGLALDRLVGPDFDAGLRRLESAALAR encoded by the coding sequence GCTGCTGGTCGTCCTGGCCGCGGCGGCTTTTCTGTTGCCTGAACGCCGGCTGGTCGAACGCAGCCGCGAAATCGCCGCGCCGCCCGAGCGCATCTGGCCGCTGATCGCCGAGCCGCGGCGCTGGACTGCCTGGTCGCCCTGGTATGCCAAGGATCCGGCCATGACCCTCACCTACGACGGTGCCGCCAGCGGTGCGGGTGCCCAGTGGCGCTGGGACAGCGCCAGCCAGGGCCGCGGCCAGATGCGGTTCGACAGCGCCGAGGCGCCGCGCCGGCTCGGCTACACGCTGGTGTTCGAGGACATGGGCACGCAAGCCACCGGCGAGTTCCGCCTCGAGCCCGCGGGCGCCGGCACGCGGGTGGTCTGGATGCTCGATTCGCAGCTGGGCCACAACCCGGTGATGCGCTGGTTCGGCCTGGCGCTCGACCGCCTGGTCGGGCCGGATTTCGACGCCGGCCTGCGCAGGCTCGAGTCGGCCGCGCTGGCGCGCTGA
- a CDS encoding D-amino acid aminotransferase, giving the protein MHANPSALPGLPCYLNGQWLPLEQAQVPVLDRGFMFGDGVYEVVPVYGGRLFRFDEHMERLERSLHAVRIANPCSREDWLALMRQLVERVGAASGSTEQLLYLQITRGVAPRAHPMPAGLAPTVLMMSQPHAAPSAELRHRGLACISHHDFRWERGDIKSISLLGNVMARQLAVDHDADETILLRDTPHGPVVSEGSSSNVWIVLEGALIGVPPSAHTLAGVRIELLRELCEDEGIACHMRPIAEAELYAADEILLSSAGREVLPVTRLDGESVGHGAGRGKPGPVYARLHEAYQRAKQEQSL; this is encoded by the coding sequence ATGCACGCAAACCCGTCAGCCCTCCCCGGTCTGCCCTGCTACCTGAACGGCCAGTGGTTGCCGCTCGAGCAGGCCCAGGTGCCGGTGCTCGACCGCGGCTTCATGTTCGGCGACGGCGTCTACGAGGTGGTGCCGGTCTACGGCGGGCGGCTGTTCCGCTTCGACGAACACATGGAGCGGCTCGAGCGCTCGCTGCACGCGGTGCGCATCGCCAACCCGTGCTCGCGCGAGGACTGGCTGGCACTGATGCGCCAGCTGGTCGAGCGGGTCGGCGCGGCCAGCGGCAGCACCGAGCAGCTGCTCTACCTGCAGATCACGCGTGGCGTGGCGCCACGCGCCCATCCGATGCCGGCCGGCCTCGCGCCGACCGTCCTCATGATGAGCCAGCCGCACGCCGCGCCGAGCGCCGAGCTGCGCCACCGCGGCCTGGCCTGCATCAGCCACCATGATTTCCGCTGGGAGCGCGGCGACATCAAGTCGATCTCGCTGCTCGGCAACGTGATGGCGCGCCAGCTCGCGGTCGATCACGACGCCGACGAGACCATCCTGCTGCGCGACACGCCGCACGGCCCGGTGGTCAGCGAAGGCTCGTCGAGCAACGTCTGGATCGTGCTCGAGGGCGCGCTGATCGGCGTGCCGCCTTCGGCCCACACGCTGGCGGGCGTGCGCATCGAGCTGCTGCGCGAGCTGTGCGAGGACGAAGGCATCGCCTGCCACATGCGCCCGATCGCCGAGGCCGAGCTCTACGCCGCCGACGAGATCCTGCTGAGCTCGGCCGGCCGCGAGGTGCTGCCGGTGACGCGGCTCGACGGCGAATCGGTCGGCCACGGTGCCGGCCGCGGCAAACCCGGCCCGGTCTACGCCCGCCTGCACGAGGCCTATCAGCGCGCCAAGCAGGAACAGTCGCTCTGA
- a CDS encoding alpha/beta hydrolase has product MNSKTQKRQIDGPVGTIECAIDLPADRTEPRGVAVVAHPHPLFGGTLDNKVVQTLARALVLLGYETVRFNFRGVGATAGTHDEGRGESDDMLAVIEAFRRPGLPLVLGGFSFGGYVTTLAAARLAGEAAAERIVLIGPSTQRATPAPVPADTLVIHGETDDVVPLASTLDWARPQQLPVIVMPGVGHFFHGQLPQLRQLIVRSWH; this is encoded by the coding sequence ATGAATTCCAAGACCCAGAAACGCCAGATCGACGGCCCGGTCGGCACGATCGAATGCGCGATCGATCTGCCCGCCGACCGCACCGAACCGCGCGGCGTGGCGGTGGTGGCGCACCCGCATCCGCTGTTCGGCGGCACGCTCGACAACAAGGTGGTGCAGACGCTCGCGCGCGCGCTGGTGCTGCTGGGCTACGAGACGGTGCGCTTCAACTTCCGCGGCGTCGGCGCCACCGCCGGCACGCATGACGAAGGCCGCGGCGAGAGCGACGACATGCTGGCCGTGATCGAGGCCTTCCGCCGCCCCGGCCTGCCGCTGGTGCTGGGCGGCTTCTCGTTCGGCGGCTACGTCACCACGCTGGCCGCGGCGCGCCTCGCCGGCGAGGCCGCCGCCGAACGCATCGTGCTGATCGGCCCGTCGACCCAGCGCGCCACGCCCGCGCCGGTGCCGGCCGACACGCTGGTGATCCACGGCGAGACCGACGACGTGGTGCCGCTCGCCTCCACCCTCGACTGGGCCCGGCCGCAGCAGCTGCCGGTGATCGTGATGCCCGGCGTCGGGCACTTCTTCCATGGCCAGCTGCCGCAACTGCGCCAGCTCATCGTGCGCAGCTGGCACTGA
- a CDS encoding DUF2788 domain-containing protein — protein sequence MFGYSEEQIAQLGLTVGVSAFILYMLFIIAQLARESKAGRFGTFVLFLVLSFGMLGFVAKNVIAWLLDM from the coding sequence ATGTTCGGCTACTCCGAAGAGCAGATTGCCCAGCTCGGCCTCACGGTCGGCGTGTCGGCGTTCATCCTCTACATGCTGTTCATCATCGCGCAGCTGGCGCGCGAGTCGAAGGCCGGGCGCTTCGGCACTTTCGTGCTGTTCCTGGTGCTGTCGTTCGGCATGCTCGGCTTCGTCGCCAAGAACGTCATCGCCTGGCTGCTCGACATGTGA
- a CDS encoding HDOD domain-containing protein has translation MLTQPLTDLSAWTAHFRQAPIPVLEATLEELALLAQAEEEHGNVDAHRVSEAVGDDPLMTLRLLVQAAQQRHARQITDAETVTAAVMMMGIAPFFRSCTELAAVEPLLAAHPQAWAGLQHVLRRSHRAAQFAIGFAVHRMEDDAAVMRQAALLHDFAEMLLWCHAPALAAEIAARQRADPALRSEAVQREVLNVSLLELEQSLMRAWHLPELLIRLTDDRAEGVALIYPQMRLVKLAVQLARHTEQGWNNAALPDDLSEIADLLNLSQAATKRLLHDIDDIDA, from the coding sequence ATGCTGACCCAGCCCTTGACCGACCTGTCCGCCTGGACCGCACATTTCCGCCAGGCACCGATTCCGGTGCTGGAGGCCACGCTCGAGGAACTCGCCCTGCTGGCGCAGGCCGAGGAGGAGCACGGCAACGTCGATGCGCACCGCGTCAGCGAAGCCGTCGGCGACGACCCGCTGATGACGCTGCGCCTGCTGGTGCAGGCCGCGCAGCAGCGCCACGCCCGTCAGATCACCGATGCCGAGACCGTCACCGCCGCGGTGATGATGATGGGCATCGCGCCGTTCTTTCGCAGCTGCACCGAGCTCGCGGCGGTCGAGCCCTTGCTGGCGGCCCATCCGCAGGCCTGGGCCGGACTGCAGCATGTGCTGCGCCGTTCGCACCGGGCGGCGCAGTTCGCGATCGGCTTTGCGGTTCACCGCATGGAAGACGATGCCGCGGTGATGCGCCAGGCCGCGCTGCTGCACGACTTTGCCGAAATGCTGCTGTGGTGCCACGCGCCGGCGCTTGCCGCCGAGATCGCCGCCCGCCAGCGCGCCGACCCCGCGCTGCGCTCGGAGGCGGTGCAACGCGAGGTGCTGAACGTCTCGCTGCTCGAACTCGAGCAGTCGCTGATGCGGGCTTGGCACCTGCCCGAACTGCTGATCCGCCTCACCGACGACCGCGCCGAAGGCGTCGCGCTGATCTATCCGCAGATGCGCCTGGTCAAGCTGGCGGTGCAGCTGGCACGCCACACCGAACAGGGCTGGAACAACGCCGCCCTGCCCGACGACCTGAGCGAGATCGCCGACCTGCTCAACCTCTCGCAGGCGGCGACGAAACGGCTGCTGCACGACATCGACGACATCGACGCCTGA
- a CDS encoding D-alanyl-D-alanine carboxypeptidase family protein, which yields MTRSHPLPRLLATLALGLSLSLSFGALAQTAPPEVAARAYLLLDVSANQVLAERDADATVEPASLTKLMTAYLVFQALRDKKLALEQELTVSERAWRTGMTDTSRMYIQVGTKVKVEDLIKGMIVQSGNDATVQLAEAVGGTLENFVVLMNRQAQAFGLKVTQFRNPEGLPAPGHVSTARELSIIASRLLVDFPAEARYYTLKEFTFNKIKQPNRNLLLWRDPTVDGLKTGYTDNAGYCLIATAKRDLPAGQRRLVSVILGASSKESRATEAQKLLNWGYSAWDAIKLYDARQTITTAPVWKGASATAKLGTLVPLVVTVPRGEGSQLKTEITRTDPLLAPLTAGQPVGTLKVVSGSRVLTQMPVTVTEDVPVAGLFGRMWDSVRLMVR from the coding sequence ATGACCCGATCCCATCCCTTGCCCCGCCTGCTGGCCACGCTGGCGCTTGGCCTGAGCCTGAGCCTGAGCTTCGGCGCCCTGGCGCAGACCGCGCCGCCCGAAGTGGCGGCACGCGCCTACCTGCTGCTCGACGTCAGCGCCAACCAGGTGCTGGCCGAGCGTGACGCCGACGCCACCGTCGAGCCCGCGTCGCTGACCAAGCTGATGACCGCCTACCTGGTGTTCCAGGCGCTGCGCGACAAGAAGCTCGCGCTCGAACAGGAGCTGACGGTGTCCGAGCGCGCCTGGCGCACCGGCATGACCGACACCTCGCGCATGTACATCCAGGTCGGCACCAAGGTGAAGGTCGAGGACCTCATCAAGGGCATGATCGTGCAGAGCGGCAACGACGCCACCGTGCAGCTGGCCGAGGCGGTGGGCGGCACGCTCGAGAACTTCGTCGTGCTGATGAACCGGCAGGCACAGGCCTTCGGCCTGAAGGTGACGCAGTTCAGGAACCCCGAGGGCCTGCCCGCGCCCGGCCATGTCAGCACCGCGCGCGAGCTGTCGATCATCGCCAGCCGGCTGCTGGTGGACTTCCCGGCCGAGGCGCGGTACTACACGCTCAAGGAATTCACCTTCAACAAGATCAAGCAGCCCAACCGCAACCTGCTGCTGTGGCGCGACCCGACGGTCGACGGCCTCAAGACCGGCTACACCGACAACGCCGGCTACTGCCTGATCGCCACCGCCAAGCGCGACCTGCCGGCCGGCCAGCGCCGGCTGGTCAGCGTGATCCTGGGTGCGTCCTCGAAGGAAAGCCGCGCGACCGAAGCGCAGAAGCTGCTCAACTGGGGCTACAGCGCCTGGGACGCGATCAAGCTCTACGACGCGCGGCAGACCATCACCACCGCGCCGGTCTGGAAGGGCGCCAGCGCCACCGCCAAGCTCGGCACGCTCGTGCCGCTGGTCGTCACGGTGCCACGTGGCGAAGGCAGCCAGCTCAAGACCGAGATCACGCGCACCGACCCGCTGCTGGCGCCGCTGACCGCCGGCCAGCCGGTCGGCACGCTGAAGGTGGTGTCGGGCAGCCGCGTGCTGACGCAGATGCCGGTCACCGTGACCGAGGACGTGCCGGTCGCCGGCCTGTTCGGCCGCATGTGGGACAGCGTGCGCCTGATGGTGCGATGA
- a CDS encoding DUF493 family protein has translation MQDIPREQSLIEYPSAFPIKVMGAHVPGFLEAIVEIALRFDPAFAPDSVEQRPSKAGNYLGLTITVTATSRDQLDALYRELSGHPMVKIVL, from the coding sequence ATGCAAGACATTCCGCGCGAACAATCGCTGATCGAATACCCGAGCGCCTTCCCGATCAAGGTGATGGGTGCCCATGTGCCGGGTTTCCTCGAAGCCATCGTCGAGATCGCCCTGCGCTTCGACCCGGCCTTCGCGCCCGACAGCGTCGAGCAGCGGCCCAGCAAGGCGGGCAACTACCTGGGCCTGACGATCACCGTCACCGCCACCAGCCGCGACCAGCTCGACGCGCTCTACCGCGAGCTCAGCGGCCACCCGATGGTCAAGATCGTGCTGTGA
- a CDS encoding DUF2189 domain-containing protein: MNATASMPLRPLRPLQPLSWLEHAWHDIRLTPGVSFAHGAALAAFGWLLLALAHQRFWVLAGALSGFLIVAPVLVTGLYATSRALERGEAAGWGTVWAVWRSLDRRLVLFGLLLGLAGTGWVMTSAALITLFAPGPVNTPVDFLRLVVANRSSWLFEAWLGLGALLAAPVFASSVLAIPMLLDQRVSLLDAVLASWRSVLDNPLPMAVWAALLMGFTLLGLGSALLGLVAVVPMLGHASWYAYRDLMPVERR, translated from the coding sequence ATGAATGCCACCGCTTCGATGCCCTTGCGTCCCCTGCGCCCGCTGCAGCCCCTGTCCTGGCTGGAACACGCCTGGCACGACATCCGCCTGACGCCCGGGGTCAGTTTCGCCCACGGTGCAGCGCTGGCCGCGTTCGGCTGGCTGCTGCTGGCGCTGGCGCACCAGCGCTTCTGGGTGCTGGCCGGCGCGCTGTCGGGTTTCCTGATCGTCGCGCCGGTGCTGGTCACCGGCCTCTACGCCACCAGCCGCGCGCTCGAGCGTGGCGAGGCCGCCGGCTGGGGCACGGTGTGGGCGGTCTGGCGCTCGCTCGATCGGCGGCTGGTGCTGTTCGGCCTGCTGCTCGGTCTGGCCGGCACCGGCTGGGTGATGACGTCGGCCGCGCTGATCACGCTGTTCGCGCCCGGCCCCGTCAACACGCCGGTGGATTTCCTGCGGCTGGTGGTGGCCAACCGCTCGTCGTGGCTGTTCGAGGCCTGGCTCGGGCTGGGCGCCCTGCTGGCCGCGCCGGTGTTCGCCTCCAGCGTGCTGGCGATCCCGATGCTGCTCGACCAGCGGGTCAGCCTGCTCGATGCGGTGCTCGCGAGCTGGCGCAGCGTGCTCGACAACCCGCTGCCGATGGCGGTCTGGGCTGCGCTGCTGATGGGCTTCACGCTGCTCGGGCTGGGTTCCGCGCTGCTCGGGCTGGTGGCGGTGGTGCCGATGCTCGGTCACGCGAGCTGGTATGCCTATCGCGACCTGATGCCGGTCGAGCGTCGCTGA